One Onthophagus taurus isolate NC chromosome 11, IU_Otau_3.0, whole genome shotgun sequence genomic window carries:
- the LOC111427662 gene encoding protein daughter of sevenless, translating to MRSSRNMSRDIICEGWLVKSPPSKRIWRARWRKRWFTLSPGEFPQQYILTYYSDKNYRKLKGFIDLSHCEQVDVGFKLDDRRICDMQHIFAIKTEKRIYYLAAETETELQNWTRYVCDVCGLKPTNGDDGVEAHSVIDEPLTNATDHHDHQNMVQLELRNTLETPPISPVSTSPYIPISECITGKSPVFCTKDLSNLTKEMLRTTCDPIHVNSLSNQIYEGHEYHNFVAPPINYEIPRSLLPKLSKPPDDGAKGSDFDSDSVFTDDTWSESTVIGDKGPRTPKYSDSSADMDAFLAQRVGRLSMDSSKIEVVPPRPPKPAHINQGSSYLNISGQSKISNVNEEVKHYPINDETYDFPRSHRFGGEEASSLNRRHCYNNAAPGICGDGKIFRFDVITKPNPNTISQDFHSDTDAASDIPPSPSSQCSSAMYSNLPSPNLTEQVLSPPPVVNRGLKPKRKLSDTRSITSNPEPSSPRLAPNVDRHLKPLLSIPSPDPGLYTNLIPNKGTNRKIRAAPSPTPPTERRSFSDVSCDNEEVFRIFPNKAKMKDYFKLEYLDLDLDALGGPAPTVPGGSICSATSDDTIYKKVDFFRTEAFKMTKTNLEKERNKFS from the exons ATGCGTTCTTCGCGAAACATGTCCAGAGACATCATTTGCGAAGGTTGGCTGGTTAAATCTCCACCTTCAAAACGCATATGGAGAGCA AGATGGAGAAAACGATGGTTTACTTTATCACCTGGGGAATTTCCACAACAATACATTTTAACTTATTACTCCGATAAGAATTATAGGAAATTAAAGGGATTCATTGATTTAAGTCATTGCGAACAGGTCGATGTTGGGTTTAAATTGGACGATCGACGAATATGCGATATGCAACATATTTTCGCTATCAAAACTGAGaagagaatttattatttagctGCTGAAACGGAAACTGAACTTCAGAATTGGACTAGATATGTTTGCGATGTTTGTGGACTTAAACCTACTAATGGAGATGATGGAG ttGAAGCCCATAGTGTAATAGATGAACCTTTAACAAACGCAACAGACCATCACGACCATCAAAACATGGTTCAATTAGAACTTAGAAATACGTTGGAAACCCCGCCGATATCCCCAGTTAGCACAAGTCCTTATATTCCAATATCAGAATGCATCACAGGAAAATCGCCCGTGTTTTGTACAAAAGATTTAAGc aacttAACTAAAGAAATGTTACGAACGACCTGTGATCCAATCCACGTAAATAGTTTATCAAATCAAATCTATGAAGGTCATGAGTACCACAACTTCGTTGCACCTCCGATAAATTACGAAATTCCGCGATCTTTACTACCTAAATTAAGTAAACCGCCTGATGATGGCGCGAAAGGTTCCGATTTTGATTCTGATAGTGTTTTTACGGATGATACTTGGTCGGAAAGTACGGTAATTGGTGATAAGGGACCAAGAACGCCGAAATATTCTGATAGTTCGGCCGATATGGACGCATTCCTCGCACAAAGAGTCGGTCGGCTTTCTATGGATTCAAGTAAAATTGAGGTGGTTCCACCAAGACCCCCAAAACCTGCACATATCAATCAAGGCAGTAGTTACTTAAACATATCAGGACAAAGTAAAATAAGTAATGTTAATGAAGAAGTTAAACACTATCCGATTAATGATGAAACGTACGATTTTCCAAGATCGCATCGTTTTGGGGGTGAAGAAGCTTCTTCATTGAATAGAAGACATTGTTATAATAACGCCGCTCCCGGTATATGTGGAGatggaaaaatttttaggtttgATGTTATAACAAAACCTAACCCCAATACAATTTCACAg gatTTTCATTCAGATACTGATGCAGCAAGTGATATTCCACCATCACCATCTTCACAGTGTTCCTCAGCCATGTATTCAAACCTACCTAGTCCCAATTTAACAGAACAG gTCTTATCTCCGCCACCTGTTGTAAATCGTGGGTTAAAACCAAAACGAAAATTATCCGATACAAGATCAATAACTTCAAATCCTGAACCGTCTTCGCCTCGTTTAGCTCCTAATGTGGATAGACACTTAAAACCACTCCTAAGTATACCC agtCCCGATCCAGGATTATACACAAATTTAATTCCAAATAAAGGTACTAATCGTAAAATTCGCGCTGCCCCAAGTCCAACTCCACCAACAGAACGTCGATCTTTCAGTGATGTTTCATGTGATAATGAAGAG GTGTTTCGTATCTTTCCAAACAAAGCCAAAATGAAGGATTATTTCAAATTGGAGTATTTAGATTTGGATTTGGACGCATTGGGGGGTCCTGCGCCTACGGTACCTGGCGGTAGTATTTGTAGCGCAACTAGCGATGATACGATTTATAAAAAGGTGGATTTTTTCCGAACCGAAGCgtttaaaatgacaaaaacTAATTTGGAAAAGGAACggaataaattttcttaa
- the LOC111427574 gene encoding T-complex protein 1 subunit delta: MTAPTAAGDVGRSQITAYKDKTKPADVRLSNINAAKAVSDAIRTSLGPRGMDKMIQSGNGEVTITNDGATILKQMNVIHPAAKMLVELSRAQDIEAGDGTTTVVVMAGALLQAAEKLLYRGIHPTAISESFQRAASHAVEILTNISTPVQLDNREQLIRSASTSLNSKVVSQYSSQLAPLAVDAVLKIVEPGHESVVNLTDIKVLKQLGGTVEDTELVEGIVFPQRAANINGPKRIEKAKIGLIQFCISPPKTDMDHNVIVSDYAAMDRVLREERQYILNIVKQIKKAGCNVLLIQKSILRDAVSDLALHFLDKIKVMVVKDVEREDIEFVCKSLNCRPIASLDHFTAENLSNAELVEEVGFSGNRMVKITGAQNAGKTITLLVRGSNKLVLEEAERSIHDALCVIRCLVRKKAVIAGGGAPEIELALKLAAQADKCEGLDAICMRAYANSLEVVPFTLAENAGLNPIQTVTELRNRHAKNEISAGINVRKGTISDILEENVVQPLLVSVSAITLATETVRSILKIDDIVNTMS, from the exons ATGACGGCCCCAACAGCAGCAGGTGATGTTGGAAGATCGCAAATTACCGCTTATAAGGATAAAACCAAACCGGCCGATGTCCGGCTGAGCAACATAAATGCCGCTAAAG CTGTTAGTGATGCTATCCGCACGAGTTTGGGCCCCAGGGGTATGGATAAAATG ATCCAATCTGGAAATGGGGAAGTTACCATCACAAATGATGGAGCTACTATTTTGAAGCAGATGAATGTCATTCATCCAGCAGCTAAAatg ttaGTTGAATTATCAAGGGCACAAGATATTGAAGCTGGTGATGGAACAACAACCGTTGTTGTAATGGCTGGGGCTTTATTACAAGCAGCAGAGAAATTATTATATCGTGGAATCCATCCAACAGCTATTTCTGAGTCTTTCCAAAGAGCTGCTTCACATGCTGTTGag ATCTTAACTAATATTTCAACACCAGTCCAATTAGATAATCGTGAACAACTCATTCGTAGTGCTTCAACTTCTTTAAATTCAAAAGTAGTCTCACAATATTCGAGCCAATTAGCACCATTGGCTGTTGATgctgttttaaaaattgttgaaccag GTCATGAATCTGTAGTGAATCTCACTGATATAAAAGTACTTAAACAGTTAGGTGGAACTGTTGAAGATACAGAGTTAGTTGAGGGTATTGTTTTCCCACAAAGAGCGGCAAATATAAACGGCCCCAAACGTAttgaaaaagcaaaaatagGTCTAATTCAATTTTGTATTTCCCCACCAAAAACTGATATGGATCATAACGTGATTGTTTCTGATTATGCTGCAATGGATCGTGTTTTACGCGAAGAAAGGCAGTACATTCTAAACAttgttaaacaaattaaaaaagctgGATGTAATGTCTTATTg attcaaaaatcgattttaagaGATGCAGTGTCCGATCTTGCATTACATTTCcttgataaaataaaagtgatgGTTGTTAAAGACGTTGAGCGCGAAGATATTGAATTTGTTTGTAAATCGTTAAATTGTCGCCCGATTGCATCTCTAGATCACTTCACCGCGGAAAATCTCTCCAACGCTGAATTAGTTGAAGAAGTAGGATTCAGTGGAAATCGAATGGTGAAAATAACCGGGGCCCAAAACGCAGGAAAAACCATCACCCTTCTAGTCCGTGGttcaaataaattagttttagaaGAAGCCGAACGCTCCATTCACGATGCGCTTTGTGTAATTCGTTGTTTAGTTAGGAAGAAGGCGGTTATCGCGGGAGGTGGAGCTCCGGAAATCGAATTGGCTTTAAAATTGGCCGCCCAAGCTGATAAATGCGAAGGTTTAGACGCGATTTGCATGCGAGCTTATGCGAATTCTTTAGAGGTGGTTCCCTTTACTCTGGCTGAAAACGCCGGGTTAAATCCAATCCAAACCGTAACAGAATTGCGAAATAGACAtgctaaaaatgaaatttccgCGGGAATTAATGTGCGTAAAGGAACCATTTCGGATATTTTGGAAGAAAATGTTGTTCAACCTTTATTAGTTTCAGTGAGTGCTATTACTTTAGCTACTGAAACAGTTCGTTCCATCTTGAAGATTGATGATATCGTTAATACCATGTCttaa
- the LOC111427456 gene encoding rRNA-processing protein FCF1 homolog isoform X2 yields the protein MGKAKKTRKIVEKRYAQMKKMISLSDPRIKASQRAAPRRKKPEDPQEMKVHNAPQVSSALFFQYNTQLGPPYHILIDTNFINFSIKNKLDIIQNMMDCLYAKCIPYITDCVLAELEKLGQRYKVALRIIKDPRFQRIACVHKGTYADDCLVQRVTQHKCYIVATNDKDLKRRIRKIPGVPIMYVAQHRYTIERMPDAYGAPKT from the exons atg GGTAAAGCAAAGAAAACACGAAAAATCGTTGAAAAGCGATACGCCCAgatgaaaaaaatgattagttTAAGCGATCCGCGAATAAAAGCGTCTCAAAGGGCCGCACCGCGGCGAAAAAAACCGGAAGATCCCCAAGAAATGAAAGTACACAACGCCCCACAAGTTAGTTCTGCTTTATTCTTCCAATATAACACCCAACTAGGCCCGCCTTATCATATATTAattgatacaaattttataaatttctcaatcaaaaacaaattggatattattcaaaatatgaTGGACTGTTTGTATGCAAAATGTATTCCGTATATAACAGATTGCGTTTTGGCCGAATTGGAAAAGTTAGGTCAGCGGTACAAGGTTGCTTTAAGAATTATAAAGGATCCTCGATTTCAAAGGATTGCTTGTGTTCATAAAGGAACGTACGCCGATGATTGTTTGGTGCAAAGAGTTACTCAACATAAGTGTTATATTGTTGCAACTAATGATAAAGATTTGAAGAggagaattagaaaaattccAGGCGTACCTATTATGTATGTTGCTCAACATCGATATACAATTGAGAGGATGCCAGATGCTTATGGGGCACCAAAAACATAA
- the LOC111427350 gene encoding ras association domain-containing protein 8, whose translation MELKVWVEGIQRIVCGVTDSTTCQDVVFALAHATGKSGRFTLIERWRNNERQLAPHENPLKILMKWGEYSNDVQFILHWNESSKSQFNNTKSTKSAIPITPPPTAPNIIVDNTIEKQNKDLQKLISTNYQSNLDNVGIVKGIPQARSNPLEVREYSSPKKGGSQCDSDSVSDSPSQRIAPPYKDPPAPPPYRDPPPPTSSVNSEKLRNILQECNKLDKNKLNKNEESVHYNAQYRELVSLVNYQREKLSSQQADLTKYDAEILFWEGKEREKQFQLDFIAQELVTMSNASRINAEQIQALSYVEEEAEIVKQQEKTLKSEITLLRSKLANCETELLQCKNKIRLVMDELQMEQRAQSRRNESRKQMEMNLLAEMERLQHDIDLAKQGTELHHLTAEALKKEVASLEGAIVEKKKQVEHLVTEMKEANLQSLSIAPPEELKHIFEGPNKVGSTRKMIGSPRQLENAVPTNKNPHGVWV comes from the exons ATGGAACTTAAGGTTTGGGTCGAAGGGATACAACGCATCGTTTGTGGGGTTACGGATAGCACAACATGTCAG gaCGTCGTTTTTGCATTGGCCCATGCTACTGGCAAATCTGGAAGGTTTACATTAATTGAAAGGTGGAGAAATAATGAAAGGCAGCTAGCTCCACATGAAAATCCACTTAAG attttaatgaaatgGGGTGAATATTCAAACGATGTACAATTTATATTACATTGGAATGAAAGTTCAAAAtctcaatttaataatacaaaatcaacaaaaagtgCAATTCCAATAACACCACCACCAACAGCACCAAATATAATTGTTGATAACACCATTGAGaaacaaaacaaagatttacaaaaattaatcag taCTAATTATCAGTCAAATCTTGACAATGTGGGGATAGTGAAAGGTATACCACAGGCTCGTTCTAATCCGTTAGAAGTTCGCGAATACAGCTCCCCGAAAAAGGGTGGAAGCCAGTGTGATTCGGATTCCGTGTCCGATTCTCCTAGTCAACGCATTGCGCCCCCTTATAAAGATCCACCGGCTCCACCACCTTACAGAGATCCCCCACCGCCTACCTCATCCGTAAACAGCGAAAAGCTTCGTAATATTTTACAAGAATGCAATAAATTGGATAAGAATAAACTCAATAAAAACGAAGAAAGCGTTCATTATAACGCTCAATATCGCGAGTTGGTGTCTTTGGTAAATTATCAAAGAGAAAAGTTATCTTCTCAACAAGCTGATCTCACAAAG TATGACgcggaaattttattttgggaAGGTAAAGAACGTGAAAAACAATTTCAACTAGATTTTATCGCCCAGGAATTAGTTACAATGAGTAATGCAAGTAGGATTAACGCCGAACAAATACAAGCTTTGAGTTACGTTGAAGAAGAAGCGGAAATTGTTAAGCAACAAGAAAAAACTTTGAAATCGGAGATAACATTGTTGAGATCGAAACTTGCAAATTGCGAAACGGAATTATtgcaatgtaaaaataaaataag atTGGTAATGGACGAATTACAAATGGAACAACGCGCCCAAAGTCGTCGAAACGAGTCCAGAAAACAAAtggaaatgaatttattagCAGAAATGGAACGGTTACAACACGACATTGATTTGGCGAAACAAGGAACTGAATTACATCATCTCACAGCTGAAGCTCTTAAAAAAGAG GTGGCAAGTTTAGAAGGTGCTATTGtggaaaaaaagaaacaagttGAGCATTTAGTAACGGAAATGAAAGAGGCTAATTTGCAAAGTTTGAGTATTGCGCCGCCGGAagaattaaaacatatttttgaagGTCCAAATAAAGTCGGAAGTACGAGGAAAATGATCGGTTCGCCGAGACAATTGGAAAATGCTGTCCCGACTAATAAAAATCCCCACGGTGTTTGGGTGTAg
- the LOC111427366 gene encoding thymidylate synthase isoform X2 produces MFQKNARLAKIISVISSKNSTQMEPCRQSNENKENLIKNNFSAGDVIATKHEEYQYLDHIHKIITTGVKRNDRTGVGTFALFGAQMRYSLHNNIFPLLTTKRVFWRGVVEELLWFIRGSTNAKDLAKKNVNIWNPNSTREYLDSIGLTDREEGDLGPIYGFQWRHYGAEYGNMHTDYTNKGIDQLMDVINTIKNKPTDRRIIMCAWNPIDIPKMALPPCHCLVQFYVAEGELSCLLYQRSADMGLGVPFNIASYALLTYMIAHVTGLKPGEFIHTLGDSHVYTNHVVALKEQLKRTPRAFPTLNIKRSVSNIEDFQFEDFELIGYDPYPAIKMQMAV; encoded by the exons ATGTTTCAAAAAAACGCGCGActtgcaaaaattatttctgtgATTTCTTCGAAAAATTCCACGCAAATGGAGCCCTG CAGGCAAAGCAATGAGAATAAggaaaatttgattaagaataatttttccgCTGGTGATGTAATTGCAACAAAACATGAGGAGTATCAATATTTAGACCACatccataaaattataaccacAGGTGTTAAAAGGAACGATCGTACAGGAGTTGGTACATTTGCTTTATTTGGAGCCCAAATGCGTTACTCTCTTCATAACAATATATTTCctttattaacaacaaaacGCGTTTTTTGGCGCGGTGTAGTTGAAGAACTTTTATGGTTCATTAGAGGGAGTACCAACGCTAAAGATTTAGCAAAGAAAAATGTGAATATTTGGAATCCCAACAGCACCAGGGAATATTTAGACTCAATTGGTTTAACTGATCGTGAAGAAGGCGATTTGGGACCTATTTATGGTTTTCAATGGAGACATTATGGAGCTGAATATGGTAATATGCACACTGATTATACTAATAAAGGTATTGATCAATTAATGGATGTTATTAatactattaaaaataaaccaactGATCGAAGGATAATTATGTGTGCTTGGAACCCCATTGATATCCCTAAAATGGCATTACCTCCTTGTCATTGTTTAGTTCAATTTTATGTAGCCGAAGGAGAACTTTCTTGTTTATTATATCAACGTTCAGCGGATATGGGTCTTGGAGTTCCTTTTAATATCGCCAGTTATGCTTTACTTACTTATATGATTGCTCATGTTACAGGATTAAag CCAGGTGAATTTATTCATACCTTAGGCGATAGTCACGTTTATACAAACCATGTGGTTGCTTTAAAAGAGCAATTAAAACGCACACCACGAGCGTTTCCTACTTTGAATATCAAACGATCTGTGAGCAACATTGAAGATTTTCaatttgaagattttgaattaattggaTATGATCCATATCCAGCCATAAAGATGCAAATGGCTGTTTAG
- the LOC111427366 gene encoding thymidylate synthase isoform X1, with translation MFQKNARLAKIISVISSKNSTQMEPCINIKSEKNIDIEIIVNPSRQSNENKENLIKNNFSAGDVIATKHEEYQYLDHIHKIITTGVKRNDRTGVGTFALFGAQMRYSLHNNIFPLLTTKRVFWRGVVEELLWFIRGSTNAKDLAKKNVNIWNPNSTREYLDSIGLTDREEGDLGPIYGFQWRHYGAEYGNMHTDYTNKGIDQLMDVINTIKNKPTDRRIIMCAWNPIDIPKMALPPCHCLVQFYVAEGELSCLLYQRSADMGLGVPFNIASYALLTYMIAHVTGLKPGEFIHTLGDSHVYTNHVVALKEQLKRTPRAFPTLNIKRSVSNIEDFQFEDFELIGYDPYPAIKMQMAV, from the exons ATGTTTCAAAAAAACGCGCGActtgcaaaaattatttctgtgATTTCTTCGAAAAATTCCACGCAAATGGAGCCCTG tataaatattaaatctgaaaaaaatattgatattgaAATTATCGTGAACCCTAGCAGGCAAAGCAATGAGAATAAggaaaatttgattaagaataatttttccgCTGGTGATGTAATTGCAACAAAACATGAGGAGTATCAATATTTAGACCACatccataaaattataaccacAGGTGTTAAAAGGAACGATCGTACAGGAGTTGGTACATTTGCTTTATTTGGAGCCCAAATGCGTTACTCTCTTCATAACAATATATTTCctttattaacaacaaaacGCGTTTTTTGGCGCGGTGTAGTTGAAGAACTTTTATGGTTCATTAGAGGGAGTACCAACGCTAAAGATTTAGCAAAGAAAAATGTGAATATTTGGAATCCCAACAGCACCAGGGAATATTTAGACTCAATTGGTTTAACTGATCGTGAAGAAGGCGATTTGGGACCTATTTATGGTTTTCAATGGAGACATTATGGAGCTGAATATGGTAATATGCACACTGATTATACTAATAAAGGTATTGATCAATTAATGGATGTTATTAatactattaaaaataaaccaactGATCGAAGGATAATTATGTGTGCTTGGAACCCCATTGATATCCCTAAAATGGCATTACCTCCTTGTCATTGTTTAGTTCAATTTTATGTAGCCGAAGGAGAACTTTCTTGTTTATTATATCAACGTTCAGCGGATATGGGTCTTGGAGTTCCTTTTAATATCGCCAGTTATGCTTTACTTACTTATATGATTGCTCATGTTACAGGATTAAag CCAGGTGAATTTATTCATACCTTAGGCGATAGTCACGTTTATACAAACCATGTGGTTGCTTTAAAAGAGCAATTAAAACGCACACCACGAGCGTTTCCTACTTTGAATATCAAACGATCTGTGAGCAACATTGAAGATTTTCaatttgaagattttgaattaattggaTATGATCCATATCCAGCCATAAAGATGCAAATGGCTGTTTAG
- the LOC111427431 gene encoding dnaJ-like protein 60 has protein sequence MQAKLFSAKWALLTTKRFQFSTVTRNRHQSHYDVLKVKRDCSNREIKDAFIKLSKQYHPDANKSPDSNKKFVRIVEAYNILSKPNLRRSYDLGMIVTKDEATGQYYNPVSQRTPFDDPIFWHNRDKSQDKYYETKPYYGIKGLKKLPNVVIVLICLLVTLIGVVLQVIAINASVTLKRDKLIKVSAENEAILKELQEEAERNGNKVQLERLQKRWEEQNHINNAEL, from the exons ATGCAGGCAAAATTATTTAGTGCAAAATGGGCATTGTTAACAACTAaacgttttcaattttcgacAGTTACCAG AAACAGGCACCAGAGTCATTACGACGTATTAAAAGTGAAAAGGGATTGTTCCAACAGAGAGATTAAAGATGCTTTTATTAAACTATCGAAACAA tatCATCCGGATGCAAACAAATCTCCAGAttccaacaaaaaatttgtacGAATTGTTGAAGCTTACAACATTTTAAGTAAACCAAATTTAAGGAGAAGTTACGATTTAGGAATGATTGTTACAAAAGATGAAGCAACAGGACAATACTACAACCCTGTTTCACAAAg aaCTCCATTTGATGACCCAATCTTTTGGCATAATCGTGATAAATCCCAAGACAAATATTACGAAACTAAACCATACTATGGTATTAaaggattaaaaaaacttCCAAATGTTGTTATTGTTCTAATTTGTCTTTTGGTTACTTTAATCGGAGTTGTTCTTCAAGTTATCGCAATAAA TGCATCTGTAACGTTAAAACGAGAcaagttaataaaagtatctgCTGAAAACGAAGCGATATTAAAAGAATTGCAAGAGGAAGCTGAACGAAATGGAAACAAAGTACAATTAGAAAGATTACAGAAACGATGGGAAGAACAAAATCATATTAACAATGCAGAACTGTGa